In the Neospora caninum Liverpool complete genome, chromosome Ia genome, one interval contains:
- a CDS encoding putative 3', 5'-cyclic nucleotide phosphodiesterase domain-containing protein, with the protein MSELPPRRRRSSLIHLEENYGLSGFASRPSSRAGSSALSAPSAGAESPSVSPEGLRRRDFFPPSFLPGSSRSLPEPSPPPELVSGFGRGRARRDGDEGDRREREGERGQHTAGRKQAERGSDYYSTPLAGYSESRYAAPGPFFRDEREEERRRASRRTAGMQVGLHFYDCIGQQLRTLQVLCDRQKAEALRAPVEAACSKEASMISFGRTVAGTVSAALGCPLVLVCAYDKETDELYCCFASIPLGTLCPSSPLSPLASPPFAAANLSPADASARSADVADGKAASGAPRCEGETLMSRASSLQTYSRVSSPLRLPPASHLPRAPETDVDSVCSYDRSSSSSLSAGGACPQLSPPSSLPSPLPSCRLPAQFRRASARQMGFVSSPRREQRVRACAAVLSTRLPRGRERSDAGRDMPSLAVASPRTPSQATDCEGLREENDRAAEAREEGRLGERGHAKMGRPFRREQDGATAREMKEGALGTGDRQLESTEGSPKRCIHSSVWSTKNAEKEQTAGDGQQRGSMSRVDLEELEADAEPADWRRLPELAAEGDGISSCGRLESEEEILSHQLRQFLRWRLVDDRRASDTASFARSSEPPESPRRSPSPRKAEKRQSPPLSNSCSLSSPSESSASLPAHLHSGLAGAMMERRRQSPPSPFHFPRWGGGRRGARSAHRLETERALRSNAEERRVSAVSAGSLNRAPNLGTLEPVVGPREEELPFSLRYVGDPTFCDCEEGESVLEGREVLVLSPRVGCIGELFQRVNERTTQSFLYDSTSDAIIGPQRTSSVAAVPSGPVPSDLVSVEPSEAASSSSSFPACSSLASSALPHIVVNALREKQCLRGDGEAGLGKGDRDICAWPPLPPLRLLVRKLTDRAGSRLWDLMEDSRIDYSLPPERKRGPLEGTFGRKGDVPSRSSFPRKLAPHAANPASARLSDSPARSTAVRKVPSSSSMSSASSAEALAESGGWGATPPLPRSPSVAFLGESREDASSRPEALREETHATHPNFAMGLLVCVQPLDGGCEGQEELIDEIADRVEQLLLSVLNVEWLRRERTKKALQLELHRSVFQEALNPIKTVERFLSLIHTTLGVEQVAFFIVDAQNNSFVCLGGALQARGLTLPHSHPLLGEATRQGGRIAICNDVPAGMNKDYDDLAGIRTRSAMVVPLLNAQGFAKGVLLLINRPACALCRPGAASFLPSGSYAPDVATPFAATPRRPTLRHAVSSPVALSRRPNPTPGSAPTLPAASPFFLRPVSRSASLLPDTGAPRESASQPQASHSSPSRLERPRQVRGRLGDRESSGFGFAEASDKRRGREGRGRARGDRRAGDRGETGACPLCSPAARHRLSYGDQLLQTLTVANELKVHRKFTREDEVFLRCIQCEIQNALGGALTNVCVAGMTLLKPMVTMVSYVVAEPENSVMFRSQTGADHVLAEIKTIVEEDKRQLLRRLRRCQSLAPSMDELSSRASFPSWPSALARSDGTEDVEGPGRSSDGVASERAGTLETQDRKRGAEDSRRRPVSPPFYGPEEMERRGRERENDRRRREREERAKESEEEKQRRATVAGPRPDGERDAPRGGLRANRVSPVTPLLRREPSCQSPVLVRGARGGAPFSLPCSYAVETESVSAANRSEAGDSPLLVSGIRRKRENPGLLSLQSMGDFRRRTGREREEDDGSVSSSANWSWREEEERSRAVLNGRGASDEMLRGCSVSSSEWKDDDGREERDATLAKDGAFAASGEVLIRKSASRETHAYRRKGGEEGGRVMRTFGSSEHRFSSSLWKALKKRPRASSLPSLVFSAALDKCERHMKAIRRDLILAQFRGWNLDVWRRNSNEMEIFFLLALDDLGLLERREEKKLRHFFTIIRDGYHTDNPYHNFYHAIHVFQVCWMFLSTYGCRNILSPVEQLGILLAALCHDVDHPGVNNAFLRASLHPLSIMYNDKAVLENHHAAFAVRTMMELSMYGAGSRCFPAVGGSAAPASPEGKTGSCGSRVEGGRIVPSFAELRKIVIQAIFSTDMELFRQHHDAMKRRAQMKTRKKWPEDAQMESWTEGWIAKPADREELEGEDDRNLLVTCLIHCADICNPVMSEGRNIQWASLVTQEFNAQVDLEKRYGLPVSVFMDARTELQRTQSQIGFLSFVVLDQFRALADLIPEVSELVIQGEKNLEMWQRALDTLKAAEEAEKAGERYEEELPNNFSFRLKDLKFTGMRGVKCFGFIQCEEYDGCRPPSLDV; encoded by the exons ATGTCAGAGCTTCCGCCTCGTAGGCGACGTTCGTCGCTGATCCACCTGGAAGAAAACTATGGTCTCTCTGGCTTCGCTTCGCGCCCCTCTTCTCGAGCTGGGTCCAGTGCTCTCTCGGCACCCTCGGCCGGGGCAGAGTCgccgtccgtctctcccgaGGGCCTTCGCCGGCGAGATTTTTTCCcgccctcgtttcttccagGCTCGAGCCGCAGCCTGCCAGagccctcgccgccgccggagCTCGTTAGCGGTTTTGGGAGAGGGCGAGcacgaagagacggagacgaaggagacaggcgagagagagaaggcgaaagaggccAACACACGGCGGGACGGAAACAAGCAGAACGTGGAAGCGACTACTACTCCACCCCGCTTGCCGGCTACTCGGAAAGTCGTTATGCGGCGCCTGGACCGTTCTTCagggacgagcgagaagaagagcgacggcgagcctCGAGACGCACAGCGGGGATGCAAGTAGGCCTGCATTTCTACGACTGCATCGGACAGCAGCTTAGGACTCTCCAAGTCTTGTGTGATCGCCAGAAGGCCGAGGCACTGCGCGCGCCTGTTGAAG CGGCTTGCAGCAAAGAGGCATCGATGATTTCTTTTGGACGCACAGTAGCAGGCACCGTATCAGCTGCTCTCGGATGCCCCTTGGTGTTGGTCTGTGCGTAcgacaaggagacagacgagctGTACTGCTGCTTTGCGTCGATTCCTCTTGGGACGCTCTgtccgtcgtctcctctttcccctctcgcttccccccCCTTCGCTGCGGCGAATTTGTCTCCAGCTGACGCCAGTGCACGCTCCGCAGATGTCGCCGACGGGAAGGCGGCATCCGGCGCGCCGCGTTGTGAGGGGGAGACTCTAATGTCTCGGGCGTCTTCCCTTCAAACTTATTCTCGCGTGTCTTCCCCGCTTCGCTTGCCTCCTGCCTCCCACTTGCCTcgggcgccggagacagacgtCGACTCTGTGTGCTCCTACGATCGGAGCTCCTCCAGCAGTCTCTCCGCCGGAGGCGCGTGCCcacagctgtctcctccgtcgagtcttccttctccccttccctccTGTCGCCTGCCTGCACAGTTCCGCCGCGCGTCGGCCAGGCAGATGGGttttgtctcgtctccaAGGCGCGAGCAACgcgtgcgtgcatgcgcggctgTTCTCTCCACGCGATTGCCTcgggggagagagcgaagcgacgcAGGGCGCGACATGCCTTCGCTGGCTGTCGCGAGTCCCCGGACGCCCTCTCAGGCGACGGACTGCGAGGGGTtgagggaagagaacgacagagccgcggaggcgagagaggaggggagacTCGGAGAGCGTGGACACGCCAAGATGGGGAGGCCTTTTCGTCGTGAGCAGGACGGCGCGACCGCGAGGGAGATGAAAGAAGGCGCGCtggggacaggagacagacagctTGAGTCGACCGAAGGCTCACCGAAACGGTGCATCCACTCCTCGGTTTGGTCCACAAAAAatgcagagaaggaacaaaCCGCGGGCGACGGCCAGCAAAGAGGCAGCATGAGCAGGGTGGACCTGGAGGAGCTggaagcagacgcagaaCCCGCCGACTGGCGCCGCCTGCCCGAGCTAGCagccgaaggagacggaatCTCCAGCTGTGGACGACTggaaagtgaagaagagattCTCA GTCACCAACTTCGCCAGTTTCTTCGTtggcgcctcgtcgacgacCGCCGAGCCTCCGACACCGCGTCTTTCGCGAGGTCGTCTGAGCCGCCGGAGTCTCCGCGTcggtcgccttcccctcgaaaggcagagaaacgccaGAGCCCTCCCCTTTCAAACAGCtgctccctctcgtctccctcggaGTCGTCGGCCTCGTTGCCTGCGCACCTGCACTCCGGACTGGCTGGGGCCATGATGGAGCGGAGGCGGCAAAgcccgccgtctccgtttcaTTTCCCGCGGTGGGGTGGCGGcagacgaggagcgagatCTGCGCACAGGCTCGAGACCGAGAGAGCGCTCCGCAGCAAcgccgaagaaagaagagtcTCGGCAGTCTCTGCTGGAAGTCTGAACCGCGCTCCCAACCTGGGAACTCTCGAGCCGGTCGTTGGCCCACGAGAGGAGGAGCTACCGTTCTCCTTGCGCTACGTCGGAGACCCGACGTTCTGCGactgcgaagaaggcgagtcTGTTCTAGAAGGCCGGGAAGTCCTCGTGCTGTCCCCGCGGGTCGGTTGCATCGGCGAACTGTTTCAACGCGTCAACGAGCGAACAACG CAATCCTTTCTGTACGACTCTACGTCCGACGCCATCATTGGGCCGCAGAGAACTTCTTCGGTGGCAGCTGTGCCTTCTGGGCCTGTTCCGTCTGATCTGGTCTCGGTTGAGCCGAGCGAGGCTGCGTCTTCgagttcttcctttcccgccTGTTCTTCGTTGGCGTCTTCGGCGCTGCCGCACATCGTCGTGAACGCCTTGCGAGAAAAGCAGTGTCTCcgtggcgacggcgaggctgGCCTGGGCaaaggggacagagacaTTTGCGCGTGGCCCCCGCTGCCTCCGCTTCGGCTGCTCGTCCGAAAGCTGACAGATCGCGCAGGCAGTCGGCTCTGGGATCTCATGGAGGACTCCCGGATCGATTACTCGTTGCCTccggaaaggaaacgcgggcCGCTCGAGGGGACTTTCGGTCGCAAGGGCGACGTTCCTTCGCGCTCGTCTTTCCCGAGAAAACTCGCGCCCCACGCGGCCAACCCAGcctctgcgcgcctctcaGACTCCCCCGCCCGGTCGACCGCGGTGCGAAAGgttccgtcgtcttcctcgatGTCTTCTGCATCCAGTGCCGAGGCACTGGCGGAAAGCGGAGGCTGGGGCGCGACGCCTCCGCTGCCGCGGTCGCccagcgtcgccttcttggGTGAatcgcgagaagacgcgtccAGTCGCCCCGAGGCACTCCGCGAagagacgcatgcaacgCACCCGAACTTCGCCATGGGCCTCCTCGTCTGCGTGCAGCCTCTGGACGGCGGCTGCGAGGGCCAAGAGGAACTGATCGATGAAATCGCCGACCGAGTTGAACAGCTTCTTCTCAGCGTTCTCAATGTCGAGTGGCTGAGAAGGGAACGAACAAAGAAGGCGCTTCAACTGGAATTGCACAGATCTGTCTTCCAG GAGGCGCTGAACCCCATCAAGACGGTTGAAAGGTTTTTGTCTCTGATCCACACAACTCTCGGAGTCGAGCAGGTTGCCTTCTTCATTGTGGATGCCCAAAACAACTCGTTTGTCTGTCTCGGTGGAGCGCTACA AGCTCGCGGGCTGACTCTCCCGCACTCCCATCCGCTtctcggcgaggcgacgcggcaAGGGGGAAGAATCGCCATCTGCAACGACGTCCCCGCGGGCATGAACAAAGACTACGATGATCTGGCCGGAATTCGAACGCG ATCCGCAATGGTGGTCCCTCTCCTCAACGCCCAGGGCTTTGCGAAGGGCGTTCTTCTGCTGATCAATCGACCAGCTTGCGCCCTCTGCCGCCCAGGAGcggcttcctttcttccgtccgGATCCTATGCACCCGACGTCGCGACCCCTTTCGCTGCCACGCCTCGTCGGCCGACTCTCCGGCACgcagtctcctcgcctgtcgcCCTGTCGCGCCGACCGAACCCCACGCCCGGCTCTGCGCCGACCCTCCCTGcagcctcgcctttcttcctccgtcccGTGTCTCGCTCGGCCTCCTTACTTCCTGACACCGGCGCTCCGCGCGAGTCGGCGTCTCAGCCGCAAGCTTCTcattcttctccttcgcggctCGAGCGACCGAGACAAGTACGAGGCCGCCtaggcgacagagagagctcCGGCTTCGGCTTCGCGGAGGCAAGCGACAAGCGGCGGGGGCGCGAAGGACGCGGCCGAgcccgcggagacagaagagccggagacaggggcgagaCTGGCGCGTGTCCGCTGTGCAGCCCCGCCGCGCGACACCGCCTGTCCTACGGAGACCAGTTGCTGCAAACCCTGACGGTCGCGAATGAGTTGAAAGTCCACCGGAAATTCACGAG agaagacgaagttTTCTTGCGCTGCATTCAGTGCGAGATCCAAAACGCCCTCGGCGGGGCGCTGACCAACGTTTGCGTGGCGGGGATGACTCTCCTGAAACCGATGGTGACGATGGTCTCCTACGTCGTCGCCGAACCGGAAAACAGCGTCATGTTCCGGTCTCAGACAGGCGCGGACCATGTGCTGGCAGAGATCAAG ACGATCGTTGAGGAAGATAAGCGTCAGCTCctccggcgccttcgccgctgtcAGTCGTTGGCGCCAAGCATGGACGAGCTCTCCAGTCGggcctcgtttccttcctggcCGTctgctctcgcgcgttcGGACGGGACCGAGGATGTGGAAGGACCCGGACGGAGCAGCGATGGAGTCGCGTCCGAGAGAGCCGGGACGCTGGAGACgcaagacaggaagagaggggcggaAGACTCGAGGCGACGAcccgtgtctcctcctttCTACGGGCCagaggagatggagaggaggggTCGAGAACGGGAGAACGACAGGcgccgacgagagagagaagagcgagcaAAGGAatccgaggaagaaaagcagcGGCGGGCGACGGTCGCGGGCCCTCGCCCCGAtggagaacgcgacgcgcCAAGAGGCGGTTTGCGAG CCAATCGTGTCTCGCCCGTAACGCCTCTCCTCCGGCGCGAACCTTCCTGCCAGAGTCCTGTCTTGGTTCGAGgggcgcgaggcggcgctcccttctctctgccttgttcCTACGCGGTGGAGACGGAGTCGGTGTCCGCGGCGAATCGGTCTGAGGCGGGAGACAGTCCTCTGTTGGTCTCGGGAATTCGCCGGAAGCGCGAAAACCCCggcctgctgtctctgcagagCATGGGCGACTTTCGACGGCGAACAggccgcgaacgcgaggaagacgacggcagCGTGTCCTCAAGCGCTAACTGGTCgtggcgagaggaagaagagagatccCGCGCCGTCCTGAATgggcgaggagcgagcgACGAGATGCTCCGCGGCTGCTCCGTGTCGTCTTCGGAATggaaagacgacgacggacgagaagagagggacgcgaCACTCGCGAAGGACGGCGCGTTCGCGGCGTCCGGCGAGGTGCTCATCCGCAAGAGCGCAagtcgagagacacacgcatacCGAAggaagggcggcgaagaaggtggACGCGTCATGAGGACGTTTGGATCCAGTGAACACcgcttttcgtcttcgctgtgGAAAGCCTTGAAGAAGAGACcacgcgcgtcttccctcccgagtctcgtcttttctgccgCGCTTGACAAATGCGAAAGACACATGAAAGCCATCCGAAGAGAC CTAATCTTGGCCCAGTTTCGGGGATGGAATCTCGACGTTTGGCGGCGAAACAGCAACGAAATGGAgatcttcttcctgctcgcgCTCGACGATTTGGGACtgctcgagagaagagaggagaagaagctgcgtCATTTCTTTACGATCATTCGCGACGGGTATCACACAGATAACCCGTACCACAATTTCTACCATGCCATCCATGTTTTCCAG GTCTGCTGGATGTTCCTCTCCACCTATGGATGCCGCAATATCCTCAGCCCCGTCGAACAACTGGGGATCCTCCTTGCAG CGTTGTGCCACGACGTCGATCATCCTGGGGTTAACAATGCATTCCTTCGCGCGAGTCTCCACCCTCTCTCGATCATGTACAACGACAAGGCGGTTCTCGAGAATCACCACGCCGCGTTTGCCGTCCGAAC AATGATGGAACTGAGCATGTACGGAGCCGGCTCGCGATGCTTTCCGGCCGTCGGCGGgtcggcggcgcctgcgtctcccgaGGGGAAGACTGGATCGTGCGGTTCGCGTGTTGAAGGCGGGCGCATTGTGCCCTCGTTCGCGGAGTTGCGGAAAATCGTGATTCAGGCGATTTTCTCGACCGACATGGAACTGTTTAGGCAGCACCACGACGCTAtgaagaggcgagcgcagATGAAGACGCGTAAGAAATGGCCGGAAGACGCTCAGATGGAAAGTTGGACAGAGGGATGGATCGCGAAACCCG CTGACCGCGAAGAActcgaaggagaagacgatcGAAACTTGCTGGTCACGTGCCTGATCCACTGCGCGGATATCTGTAACCCGGTCATGAGTGAAGGAAGAAACATCCAGTGGGCTTCCTTGGTGACTCAGGAATTCAATGCTCAAGTCGACCTGGAAAAACGTTATGGACTCCCCGTGTCCGTCTTCATGGACGCCCGCACAGAGCTGCAAAG AACGCAGTCCCAGAtcggctttctctcctttgtcgtCCTCGACCAATTCCGGGCCCTCGCCGACCTCATACCGGAAGTCTCCGAGTTGGTTATTCAAGGCGAAAAAAATTTGGAGATGTGGCAGAGAGCACTCGATACTTTGAAGGCAGCGGAAGAGGCCGAAAA AGCCGGAGAGCGATATGAAGAAGAGCTTCCGAACAATTTTTCGTTCCGTCTCAAGGATCTGAAATTTACCGGCATGCGTGGAGTGAAATGCTTTGGCTTCATCCAGTG TGAGGAGTACGACGGTTGCCGGCCGCCCAGTTTGGACGTATGA